In a single window of the Equus quagga isolate Etosha38 chromosome 7, UCLA_HA_Equagga_1.0, whole genome shotgun sequence genome:
- the ZMAT2 gene encoding zinc finger matrin-type protein 2: MTSEPDYGEFIHNLPFACPGSFWETGSTERETRSLLEGKLALRLNIAFYGIFRLPIHFAVKMASGSGTKNLDFRRKWDKDEYEKLAEKRLTEEREKKDGKPVQPVKRELLRHRDYKVDLESKLGKTIVITKTTPQSEMGGYYCNVCDCVVKDSINFLDHINGKKHQRNLGMSMRVERSTLDQVKKRFEVNKKKMEEKQKDYDFEERMKELREEEEKAKAYKKEKQKEKKRRAEEDLTFEEDDEMAAVMGFSGFGSTKKSY, encoded by the exons ATGACTTCTGAACCGGATTATGGGGAATTTATCCACAACTTGCCCTTCGCCTGTCCAGGGAGCTTTTGGGAGACAGGAAGCACGG AACGCGAGACTCGAAGCTTATTGGAGGGCAAGCTTGCTTTACGGCTCAACATTGCTTTTTACGGCATTTTCCGGCTTCCCATTCACTTCGCAGTGAAGATGGCGTCGGGCAGCGGG aCAAAAAACTTGGACTTTCGCCGAAAGTGGGACAAAGATGAATATGAGAAGCTCGCCGAGAAGAGGCTCacggaagagagagaaaagaaggatg GAAAACCGGTGCAGCCTGTCAAGCGGGAGCTTCTCCGGCATAGGGACTACAAGGTGGACCTGGAATCCAAGCTTGGGAAGACGATTGTTATTACCAAGACCACCCCACAATCTGAGATGGGAGG CTATTACTGCAATGTCTGTGACTGTGTGGTGAAGGACTCCATCAACTTCCTGGATCACATTAATGGAAAGAAAC ATCAGCGAAACCTGGGCATGTCTATGCGTGTGGAACGTTCCACCTTGGATCAGGTGAAGAAACGTTTTGAGGTCAACaaaaagaagatggaagagaagcagaaggatTATGATTTTGAGGAAAGGATgaaggagctcagagaagag GAGGAAAAGGCCAAAGCctacaagaaagagaaacagaaggagaagaaaaggagggcagaggaggactTGACGTTTGAGGAGGATGATGAGATGGCAGCTGTGATGGGCTTCTCTGGGTTTGGTTCCACCAAGAAGAGTTACTGA
- the HARS2 gene encoding histidine--tRNA ligase, mitochondrial isoform X1 has translation MPQLGLLHGRAWASLLGKLLRPPGAVCIGAVHSHSQVAEAVLVSQLKTHQEKSNFIIKTPKGTRDLTPQQMVVREKILDLVVSCFKRHGAKGLDTPAFELKEVLTEKYGEDSGLIYDLQDQGGELLSLRYDLTVPFARYLAMNKVKKMKRYHVGKVWRRESPTIVQGRYREFCQCDFDIAGQFDPMIPDAECLKIMCEILSGLQLGDFLIKVNDRRILDGMFAVCGVPESKFHTICSSIDKLGKMSWKDVRHEMVAKKGLAPEVADRIGDYVQCHGGVSLVEQMFQDPRLSQNKQALEGLGDLKLLFEYVTLFGIAEKISFDLSLARGLDYYTGVVYEAVLLPTPAQAEEEPLNVGSVAAGGRYDGLVGMFDPKGHKVPCVGLSIGVERIFSIVEQKMKTFGEKIRTTETQVFVASPQKNFLQERLKLIAELWDAGIKAELLYKNNPKLLTQLHYCENMGIPLVVIVGEQELKEGVIKLRSVASREEVAIKRENLVAEIQKRLSES, from the exons ATGCCCCAGCTCGGACTCCTGCATGGGAGAGCCTGGGCTTCGCTGCTTGGGAAGCTCCTGCGGCCGCCAGGTGCTGTGTGCATCGGGGCGGTCCATTCTCATAGCCAG GTTGCAGAGGCAGTGTTAGTGTCCCAACTGAAAACACATCaagagaaatcaaattttattatcAAGACCCCAAAG GGCACCAGAGATCTTACTCCCCAGCAGATGGTTGTGAGGGAGAAAATTCTTGATTTGGTTGTTAGCTGCTTTAAACGTCATGGAGCAAAAGGGTTGGATACCCCAGCATTTGAGCTAAag GAAGTGCTCACTGAGAAGTATGGAGAGGACTCTGGACTCATCTATGATCTGCAGGATCAGGGTGGAGAGCTATTGTCCCTGCGCTATGACCTTACT GTTCCTTTTGCTCGTTATCTGGCCATGAATAAAGTGAAGAAGATGAAACGCTACCATGTTGGAAAGGTGTGGCGGCGGGAGAGCCCAACCATAGTCCAAGGCCGCTACAGGGAGTTCTGCCAGTGT GATTTCGACATTGCTGGTCAATTTGACCCTATGATCCCTGATGCAGAGTGTTTGAAGATCATGTGTGAAATCCTAAGTGGGTTGCAGCTGGGGGACTTTCTTATTAAG GTCAATGACCGGCGGATTTTGGATGGGATGTTTGCTGTCTGTGGTGTTCCTGAAAGCAAGTTCCATACCATTTGCTCCTCGATAGACAAACTAGGCAAG ATGTCTTGGAAAGATGTGAGACATGAGATGGTGGCAAAGAAAGGCCTGGCTCCTGAAGTGGCTGATCGAATTGGGGACTATGTCCAATGTCATG GTGGGGTGTCCTTGGTAGAACAGATGTTCCAAGATCCCAGACTATCCCAGAACAAGCAGGCCCTAGAGGGCCTGGGGGACCTAAAGTTGCTATTTGAATACGTGACTTTATTTGGAATTGCTGAGAAG ATCTCCTTTGACCTAAGTCTGGCTCGGGGTCTGGACTACTATACCGGAGTGGTCTATGAAGCAGTGCTGCTACCGACCCCAGCTCAGGCTGAGGAGGAGCCCCTGAATGTGGGCAGTGTGGCTGCTGGTGGGCGCTATGATGGGCTGGTGGGCATGTTTGACCCGAAGGGCCACAAGGTGCCGTGCGTAGGGCTCAGCATTGGGGTAGAGCGAATCTTCTCCATTGTGGAGCAAAAGATGAAG acTTTTGGTGAGAAGATACGGACCACAGAGACCCAAGTGTTTGTGGCCTCACCACAGAAGAACTTTCTCCAAGAACGATTGAAGCTAATTGCAGAGCTTTGGGATGCTGGGATCAAG GCAGAGCTGCTGTATAAGAACAACCCTAAACTACTAACCCAACTGCACTACTGTGAGAACATGGGCATTCCACTGGTGGTCATTGTTGGTGAGCAAGAACTGAAGGAAGGGGTCATCAAGCTCCGTTCAGTGGCCAGCAGGGAGGAG GTGGCCATTAAACGGGAAAACCTTGTGGCTGAAATTCAGAAGCGACTATCTGAGTCTTGA
- the HARS2 gene encoding histidine--tRNA ligase, mitochondrial isoform X2, with protein MVVREKILDLVVSCFKRHGAKGLDTPAFELKEVLTEKYGEDSGLIYDLQDQGGELLSLRYDLTVPFARYLAMNKVKKMKRYHVGKVWRRESPTIVQGRYREFCQCDFDIAGQFDPMIPDAECLKIMCEILSGLQLGDFLIKVNDRRILDGMFAVCGVPESKFHTICSSIDKLGKMSWKDVRHEMVAKKGLAPEVADRIGDYVQCHGGVSLVEQMFQDPRLSQNKQALEGLGDLKLLFEYVTLFGIAEKISFDLSLARGLDYYTGVVYEAVLLPTPAQAEEEPLNVGSVAAGGRYDGLVGMFDPKGHKVPCVGLSIGVERIFSIVEQKMKTFGEKIRTTETQVFVASPQKNFLQERLKLIAELWDAGIKAELLYKNNPKLLTQLHYCENMGIPLVVIVGEQELKEGVIKLRSVASREEVAIKRENLVAEIQKRLSES; from the exons ATGGTTGTGAGGGAGAAAATTCTTGATTTGGTTGTTAGCTGCTTTAAACGTCATGGAGCAAAAGGGTTGGATACCCCAGCATTTGAGCTAAag GAAGTGCTCACTGAGAAGTATGGAGAGGACTCTGGACTCATCTATGATCTGCAGGATCAGGGTGGAGAGCTATTGTCCCTGCGCTATGACCTTACT GTTCCTTTTGCTCGTTATCTGGCCATGAATAAAGTGAAGAAGATGAAACGCTACCATGTTGGAAAGGTGTGGCGGCGGGAGAGCCCAACCATAGTCCAAGGCCGCTACAGGGAGTTCTGCCAGTGT GATTTCGACATTGCTGGTCAATTTGACCCTATGATCCCTGATGCAGAGTGTTTGAAGATCATGTGTGAAATCCTAAGTGGGTTGCAGCTGGGGGACTTTCTTATTAAG GTCAATGACCGGCGGATTTTGGATGGGATGTTTGCTGTCTGTGGTGTTCCTGAAAGCAAGTTCCATACCATTTGCTCCTCGATAGACAAACTAGGCAAG ATGTCTTGGAAAGATGTGAGACATGAGATGGTGGCAAAGAAAGGCCTGGCTCCTGAAGTGGCTGATCGAATTGGGGACTATGTCCAATGTCATG GTGGGGTGTCCTTGGTAGAACAGATGTTCCAAGATCCCAGACTATCCCAGAACAAGCAGGCCCTAGAGGGCCTGGGGGACCTAAAGTTGCTATTTGAATACGTGACTTTATTTGGAATTGCTGAGAAG ATCTCCTTTGACCTAAGTCTGGCTCGGGGTCTGGACTACTATACCGGAGTGGTCTATGAAGCAGTGCTGCTACCGACCCCAGCTCAGGCTGAGGAGGAGCCCCTGAATGTGGGCAGTGTGGCTGCTGGTGGGCGCTATGATGGGCTGGTGGGCATGTTTGACCCGAAGGGCCACAAGGTGCCGTGCGTAGGGCTCAGCATTGGGGTAGAGCGAATCTTCTCCATTGTGGAGCAAAAGATGAAG acTTTTGGTGAGAAGATACGGACCACAGAGACCCAAGTGTTTGTGGCCTCACCACAGAAGAACTTTCTCCAAGAACGATTGAAGCTAATTGCAGAGCTTTGGGATGCTGGGATCAAG GCAGAGCTGCTGTATAAGAACAACCCTAAACTACTAACCCAACTGCACTACTGTGAGAACATGGGCATTCCACTGGTGGTCATTGTTGGTGAGCAAGAACTGAAGGAAGGGGTCATCAAGCTCCGTTCAGTGGCCAGCAGGGAGGAG GTGGCCATTAAACGGGAAAACCTTGTGGCTGAAATTCAGAAGCGACTATCTGAGTCTTGA
- the HARS1 gene encoding histidine--tRNA ligase, cytoplasmic isoform X1: MAERAALEELVRLQGERVRGLKQQKASAEQIEEEVAKLLKLKAQLGPDEGKQKFVLKTPKGTRDYSPRQMAVREKVFDVIISCFKRHGAEVIDTPVFELKETLTGKYGEDSKLIYDLKDQGGELLSLRYDLTVPFARYLAMNKLTNIKRYHIAKVYRRDNPAMTRGRYREFYQCDFDIAGQFDPMIPDAECLKIMCEILSSLQIGDFLVKVNDRRILDGMFAICGVPDSKFRTICSSVDKLDKVSWEEVKNEMVGEKGLAPEVADRIGDYVQQHGGVSLVEQLLQDPELSQNKQALEGLGDLKLLFEYLILLGIADKISFDLSLARGLDYYTGVIYEAVLLQSPAQAGEEPLGVGSVAAGGRYDGLVGMFDPKGRKVPCVGLSIGVERIFSIVEQRLEALEEKVRTTETQVLVASAQKKLLEERLKLVSELWDAGIKAELLYKKNPKLLNQLQYCEEAGIPLVAIIGEQELKDGVIKLRSVASREEVDIRREDLVEEIKRRTSEPLCTC; this comes from the exons ATGGCGGAGCGTGCGGCGCTGGAGGAGCTGGTGCGACTTCAGGGAGAGCGCGTGCGGGGCCTTAAGCAGCAGAAGGCCAGCGCCGAGCAG ATCGAAGAGGAGGTGGCAAAACTACTGAAACTGAAGGCACAGCTGGGCCCTGATGAAGGGAAACAGAAGTTTGTGCTCAAAACCCCCAAG GGCACAAGAGACTACAGTCCCCGGCAGATGGCAGTTCGGGAGAAGGTGTTTGATGTAATCATCAGCTGCTTCAAGCGCCATGGTGCAGAAGTAATTGACACACCTGTGTTTGAACTAAAG GAAACACTGACTGGAAAGTATGGAGAAGACTCTAAGCTTATCTATGACCTGAAGGACCAGGGTGGGGAGCTGCTGTCCCTTCGCTATGACCTCACT GTTCCTTTCGCTCGATATTTGGCAATGAATAAACTGACCAACATTAAACGCTACCACATAGCCAAAGTGTATCGGCGGGATAACCCAGCCATGACCCGCGGCCGGTATCGGGAATTCTACCAGTGT GATTTTGACATTGCTGGGCAATTTGACCCCATGATCCCTGATGCGGAGTGCCTGAAGATCATGTGTGAGATCCTGAGCTCACTTCAGATAGGTGACTTCCTGGTCAAG GTGAATGATCGGCGCATCCTAGATGGGATGTTTGCCATCTGTGGTGTTCCGGATAGCAAGTTTCGCACCATCTGCTCCTCAGTGGACAAGCTGGACAAG GTGTCCTGGGAGGAAGTAAAGAATGAGATGGTGGGAGAGAAGGGCCTCGCACCAGAGGTGGCCGACCGCATTGGGGACTACGTCCAGCAGCATG GTGGGGTATCCCTGGTGGAACAGCTGCTCCAAGATCCTGAACTGTCCCAAAACAAGCAGGCCTTGGAGGGTCTGGGAGACCTGAAGCTACTGTTTGAGTACCTCATCCTGCTTGGCATTGCTGACAAG ATATCCTTTGACCTGAGCCTTGCTCGAGGGCTGGACTACTATACTGGGGTGATCTATGAGGCAGTGCTGCTACAGtccccagcccaggcaggggaAGAGCCCCTTGGTGTGGGCAGTGTGGCCGCTGGAGGGCGCTATGATGGGCTCGTGGGCATGTTCGACCCCAAAGGGCGCAAGGTGCCTTGTGTAGGACTCAGCATTGGGGTGGAGCGGATCTTCTCCATCGTGGAGCAAAGGCTAGAG gcttTGGAGGAGAAGGTACGGACCACAGAGACACAGGTGCTTGTTGCATCTGCACAGAAGAAGCTGCTGGAGGAGAGACTGAAGCTTGTCTCAGAGCTATGGGATGCTGGAATCAAG GCAGAGCTGCTCTACAAGAAGAACCCGAAGTTACTGAACCAGTTGCAATACTGTGaggaggcaggcatcccactagTGGCCATCATCGGTGAGCAGGAGCTCAAGGACGGGGTCATCAAGCTCCGTTCAGTGGCCAGCAGGGAAGAG GTGGACATCCGAAGAGAAGACCTTGTGGAGGAAATCAAAAGGAGAACAAGCGAGCCCCTCTGTACATGCTGA
- the HARS1 gene encoding histidine--tRNA ligase, cytoplasmic isoform X2: MAVREKVFDVIISCFKRHGAEVIDTPVFELKETLTGKYGEDSKLIYDLKDQGGELLSLRYDLTVPFARYLAMNKLTNIKRYHIAKVYRRDNPAMTRGRYREFYQCDFDIAGQFDPMIPDAECLKIMCEILSSLQIGDFLVKVNDRRILDGMFAICGVPDSKFRTICSSVDKLDKVSWEEVKNEMVGEKGLAPEVADRIGDYVQQHGGVSLVEQLLQDPELSQNKQALEGLGDLKLLFEYLILLGIADKISFDLSLARGLDYYTGVIYEAVLLQSPAQAGEEPLGVGSVAAGGRYDGLVGMFDPKGRKVPCVGLSIGVERIFSIVEQRLEALEEKVRTTETQVLVASAQKKLLEERLKLVSELWDAGIKAELLYKKNPKLLNQLQYCEEAGIPLVAIIGEQELKDGVIKLRSVASREEVDIRREDLVEEIKRRTSEPLCTC; encoded by the exons ATGGCAGTTCGGGAGAAGGTGTTTGATGTAATCATCAGCTGCTTCAAGCGCCATGGTGCAGAAGTAATTGACACACCTGTGTTTGAACTAAAG GAAACACTGACTGGAAAGTATGGAGAAGACTCTAAGCTTATCTATGACCTGAAGGACCAGGGTGGGGAGCTGCTGTCCCTTCGCTATGACCTCACT GTTCCTTTCGCTCGATATTTGGCAATGAATAAACTGACCAACATTAAACGCTACCACATAGCCAAAGTGTATCGGCGGGATAACCCAGCCATGACCCGCGGCCGGTATCGGGAATTCTACCAGTGT GATTTTGACATTGCTGGGCAATTTGACCCCATGATCCCTGATGCGGAGTGCCTGAAGATCATGTGTGAGATCCTGAGCTCACTTCAGATAGGTGACTTCCTGGTCAAG GTGAATGATCGGCGCATCCTAGATGGGATGTTTGCCATCTGTGGTGTTCCGGATAGCAAGTTTCGCACCATCTGCTCCTCAGTGGACAAGCTGGACAAG GTGTCCTGGGAGGAAGTAAAGAATGAGATGGTGGGAGAGAAGGGCCTCGCACCAGAGGTGGCCGACCGCATTGGGGACTACGTCCAGCAGCATG GTGGGGTATCCCTGGTGGAACAGCTGCTCCAAGATCCTGAACTGTCCCAAAACAAGCAGGCCTTGGAGGGTCTGGGAGACCTGAAGCTACTGTTTGAGTACCTCATCCTGCTTGGCATTGCTGACAAG ATATCCTTTGACCTGAGCCTTGCTCGAGGGCTGGACTACTATACTGGGGTGATCTATGAGGCAGTGCTGCTACAGtccccagcccaggcaggggaAGAGCCCCTTGGTGTGGGCAGTGTGGCCGCTGGAGGGCGCTATGATGGGCTCGTGGGCATGTTCGACCCCAAAGGGCGCAAGGTGCCTTGTGTAGGACTCAGCATTGGGGTGGAGCGGATCTTCTCCATCGTGGAGCAAAGGCTAGAG gcttTGGAGGAGAAGGTACGGACCACAGAGACACAGGTGCTTGTTGCATCTGCACAGAAGAAGCTGCTGGAGGAGAGACTGAAGCTTGTCTCAGAGCTATGGGATGCTGGAATCAAG GCAGAGCTGCTCTACAAGAAGAACCCGAAGTTACTGAACCAGTTGCAATACTGTGaggaggcaggcatcccactagTGGCCATCATCGGTGAGCAGGAGCTCAAGGACGGGGTCATCAAGCTCCGTTCAGTGGCCAGCAGGGAAGAG GTGGACATCCGAAGAGAAGACCTTGTGGAGGAAATCAAAAGGAGAACAAGCGAGCCCCTCTGTACATGCTGA
- the DND1 gene encoding dead end protein homolog 1 isoform X2 codes for MQSKRECELWCERVNPENKAALEAWVRETGIRLVQVNGQRKYGGPPPGWVGSPPPAGSEVFIGRLPQDVYEHQLIPLFQRVGRLYEFRLMMTFSGLNRGFAYARYSSRRGAQAAIATLHNHPLRPSCPLLVCRSTEKCELSVDGLPPALSRRALLLALQPLGPGLQEALLLPSPGPASAQIALLKFSSHRAAAMAKKALVEGQSRLCGEQVAVEWLKPDLKQRLRQQFVGPSLQCLQPESSRLALARDRLESQGARAALQLLCQRMKLGSPVFLTKCLGTGPAGWHRFWYQVVIPGHPVPFSGLIWVVLAPDGQDGHEVAKDAVSTRLLEALSESGASLLWSAGAEAGTVVKQ; via the exons ATGCAGTCCAAGCGGGAGTGTGAG CTGTGGTGCGAGAGGGTGAATCCAGAGAACAAGGCGGCGCTGGAGGCGTGGGTCCGGGAGACCGGCATCCGCCTGGTGCAGGTGAACGGGCAGAGGAAGTATGGCGGGCCACCCCCAG gctGGGTGGGCAGCCCGCCGCCGGCCGGGTCAGAGGTGTTTATCGGGCGGCTGCCCCAGGACGTGTACGAGCACCAGCTGATCCCACTGTTCCAGCGCGTGGGCCGCCTCTACGAGTTCCGCCTGATGATGACCTTCAGCGGCCTGAACCGCGGCTTCGCCTACGCCCGCTACAGCTCGCGGCGCGGCGCCCAGGCCGCCATCGCCACGCTGCACAACCACCCGCTGCGGCCCTCCTGCCCGCTGCTCGTGTGCCGCAGCACCGAGAAGTGCGAGCTGAGCGTGGACGGGCTGCCGCCCGCCCTGAGCCGCCGCGCGCTGCTGCTCGCGCTGCAGCCGCTCGGGCCCGGCCTGCAGGAAGcgctgctgctgcccagccccGGGCCGGCGTCCGCGCAGATCGCGCTGCTCAAGTTCAGCTCGCACCGCGCCGCCGCCATGGCCAAAAAGGCCCTGGTGGAAG GGCAGTCACGCCTCTGTGGAGAGCAGGTGGCTGTGGAGTGGCTCAAGCCAGACCTGAAGCAGCGGCTGCGCCAGCAGTTTGTGGGTCCTTCACTGCAGTGCCTACAGCCAGAGAGCAGCCGACTGGCTCTGGCCAGGGACAGGCTAGAGTCCCAAGGGGCTCGGGCTgccctgcagctgctgtgccagCGGATGAAGCTGGGGAGCCCAGTGTTCCTCACCAAGTGTTTGGGCACAGGCCCTGCTGGCTGGCACCGCTTCTGGTACCAGGTGGTGATCCCTGGGCATCCAGTGCCCTTTAGCGGCCTCATCTGGGTTGTGCTGGCCCCAGATGGGCAGGATGGGCATGAGGTGGCCAAGGATGCTGTGTCTACACGGCTGCTGGAGGCACTGAGTGAGTCTGGGGCTAGCCTCCTGTGGTCTGCTGGGGCTGAGGCAGGTACTGTGGTTAAGCAGTGA
- the DND1 gene encoding dead end protein homolog 1 isoform X1 — protein MQSKRECELWCERVNPENKAALEAWVRETGIRLVQVNGQRKYGGPPPDVCSRSPSGAGSLGPEAGTIAVDDGTPPHPLPPGWVGSPPPAGSEVFIGRLPQDVYEHQLIPLFQRVGRLYEFRLMMTFSGLNRGFAYARYSSRRGAQAAIATLHNHPLRPSCPLLVCRSTEKCELSVDGLPPALSRRALLLALQPLGPGLQEALLLPSPGPASAQIALLKFSSHRAAAMAKKALVEGQSRLCGEQVAVEWLKPDLKQRLRQQFVGPSLQCLQPESSRLALARDRLESQGARAALQLLCQRMKLGSPVFLTKCLGTGPAGWHRFWYQVVIPGHPVPFSGLIWVVLAPDGQDGHEVAKDAVSTRLLEALSESGASLLWSAGAEAGTVVKQ, from the exons ATGCAGTCCAAGCGGGAGTGTGAG CTGTGGTGCGAGAGGGTGAATCCAGAGAACAAGGCGGCGCTGGAGGCGTGGGTCCGGGAGACCGGCATCCGCCTGGTGCAGGTGAACGGGCAGAGGAAGTATGGCGGGCCACCCCCAG acgTTTGCTCACGGAGTCCCTCTGGCGCTGGGTCCCTGGGCCCCGAAGCCGGAACCATCGCGGTGGATGACGgtacccctccccacccccttcccccaggctGGGTGGGCAGCCCGCCGCCGGCCGGGTCAGAGGTGTTTATCGGGCGGCTGCCCCAGGACGTGTACGAGCACCAGCTGATCCCACTGTTCCAGCGCGTGGGCCGCCTCTACGAGTTCCGCCTGATGATGACCTTCAGCGGCCTGAACCGCGGCTTCGCCTACGCCCGCTACAGCTCGCGGCGCGGCGCCCAGGCCGCCATCGCCACGCTGCACAACCACCCGCTGCGGCCCTCCTGCCCGCTGCTCGTGTGCCGCAGCACCGAGAAGTGCGAGCTGAGCGTGGACGGGCTGCCGCCCGCCCTGAGCCGCCGCGCGCTGCTGCTCGCGCTGCAGCCGCTCGGGCCCGGCCTGCAGGAAGcgctgctgctgcccagccccGGGCCGGCGTCCGCGCAGATCGCGCTGCTCAAGTTCAGCTCGCACCGCGCCGCCGCCATGGCCAAAAAGGCCCTGGTGGAAG GGCAGTCACGCCTCTGTGGAGAGCAGGTGGCTGTGGAGTGGCTCAAGCCAGACCTGAAGCAGCGGCTGCGCCAGCAGTTTGTGGGTCCTTCACTGCAGTGCCTACAGCCAGAGAGCAGCCGACTGGCTCTGGCCAGGGACAGGCTAGAGTCCCAAGGGGCTCGGGCTgccctgcagctgctgtgccagCGGATGAAGCTGGGGAGCCCAGTGTTCCTCACCAAGTGTTTGGGCACAGGCCCTGCTGGCTGGCACCGCTTCTGGTACCAGGTGGTGATCCCTGGGCATCCAGTGCCCTTTAGCGGCCTCATCTGGGTTGTGCTGGCCCCAGATGGGCAGGATGGGCATGAGGTGGCCAAGGATGCTGTGTCTACACGGCTGCTGGAGGCACTGAGTGAGTCTGGGGCTAGCCTCCTGTGGTCTGCTGGGGCTGAGGCAGGTACTGTGGTTAAGCAGTGA
- the WDR55 gene encoding WD repeat-containing protein 55, translated as MDRTCEERPAQDGSDEEDPDSTEAPVRIRDTPEDIVLEAPASGLAFHPARDLLAAGDVDGDVFVFSYSQQEGETKELWSSGHHLKSCRAVVFSEDGQKLVTVSKDKAIHVLDVEQGRLERRISKAHSAPINSLLLVDENVLATGDDTGGIRLWDQRKEGPLMDMRQHEEYIADMALDPAKKLLLTASGDGCLGVFNIRRRRFELLSEPQSGDLTSVTIMKCGKKVVCGSSEGTIYLFNWNGFGATSDRFALRAESIDCMVPVTENLLCTGSTDGVIRAVNILPNRVVGSVGQHAGEPVEELALSHCGRFLASSGHDQRLKFWDMAQLRAVVVDDYRQRKKKGGPLRALSSKAWSTDDFFAGLREEGEESMARDEEEESEDDSD; from the exons ATGGACCGCACGTGCGAGGAGAGGCCCGCGCAGGATGGGAGCGACGAGGAGGATCCTGACTCCACGGAAGCCCCAGTCCGGATCCGGGATACTCCAGAGGACATCGTGCTGGAAGCGCCGGCTAGTGGGCTGGCGTTCCATCCTGCCCGCGACCTCCTGGCGGCGGGGGACGTGGACGGGGACGTGTTCGT CTTTTCCTACTCGCAGCAAGAGGGAGAAACCAAGGAGCTCTGGTCCTCAGGTCACCACCTCAAGTCCTGCCGAGCCGTGGTCTTCTCTGAAGATGGGCAGA AACTTGTAACTGTCTCCAAGGATAAAGCCATCCATGTTCTGGATGTGGAGCAGGGCCGACTGGAAAGACGCATTTCCAAGGCTCACAG TGCCCCCATCAACAGTCTGCTGCTGGTGGATGAGAATGTTCTGGCCACTGGGGATGACACAGGTGGCATCCGGCTCTGGGACCAGCGGAAGGAGGGCCCCTTAATGGACATGCGGCAGCATGAGGAGTACATCGCAGACATGGCTCTGGACCCAGCCAAGAAGCTGCTGCTGACAGCCAG TGGGGACGGCTGCCTTGGTGTCTTCAACATCCGGCGACGCCGGTTTGAGctgctctcagagcctcagtctgGAGACCTGACCTCTGTCACTATCATGAAA TGTGGGAAGAAGGTAGTCTGTGGCTCCAGTGAAGGTACCATCTACCTTTTCAACTGGAATGGCTTTGGGGCCACAAGTGACCGCTTTGCCCTGAGAGCTGAGTCCATTGACTGCATGGTTCCAGTCACCGAGAACCTGCTGTGCACTGGCTCCACTGACGGAGTCATCAG ggcTGTGAACATCCTGCCAAACCGAGTGGTGGGCAGTGTGGGCCAGCATGCCGGAGAGCCTGTGGAGGAGCTGGCCCTCTCTCATTGCGGCCGCTTCCTGGCCAGCAGTGGCCACGACCAGCGCCTCAAGTTTTGGGACATGGCCCAGCTGCGGGCTGTGGTGGTGGATGACTACCGTCAGCGCAAAAAAAAGGGAGGGCCGCTGCGGGCACTGAGCAGCAAGGCCTGGAGCACCGATGACTTCTTTGCAggactgagggaggagggagaggaatcCATGGCTCGAGACgaagaggaggaaagtgaggatGACAGTGACTGA